From Roseburia hominis, the proteins below share one genomic window:
- the cysK gene encoding cysteine synthase A has product MIYNNVLEALGHTPLIRLNRLVGDDMAEILVKFEGVNIGGSIKTRTAFNMITEAEEQGLIDRDSIIVEPTSGNQGIGLALVGAVKGYKTIIIMPDSVSEERRKLVQNYGAEVRIIHDDGDIGECIQKCIQLAAQMEAENPKVYVPQQFENPANTRAHYKTTAVEILEQAGKRIDGFCSGIGTGGTITGVGEILKEANPDMTVWAVEPENAAILSGGSVGSHIQMGIGDGLIPKILNQDIFNDVVIVTDEEALQTTGELARQEGLMCGISSGTNVAAALRLAKKLGKGKTVVTILPDTAERYFSTALFD; this is encoded by the coding sequence ATGATATATAATAATGTGCTCGAAGCGCTTGGCCATACGCCGCTTATTCGTTTGAATCGGCTCGTCGGAGATGATATGGCGGAGATTTTGGTTAAATTCGAAGGGGTTAATATTGGAGGTTCCATTAAGACCCGGACGGCATTTAATATGATTACGGAGGCGGAAGAGCAGGGACTTATTGACAGGGATAGTATTATTGTAGAACCGACCAGCGGCAATCAGGGAATTGGTCTGGCTCTGGTGGGGGCTGTAAAGGGATATAAGACGATTATTATCATGCCGGATTCTGTCAGTGAGGAACGGCGGAAGCTGGTGCAGAATTATGGCGCTGAGGTTCGGATTATACATGATGACGGGGACATCGGAGAGTGTATCCAGAAATGTATTCAGTTGGCAGCGCAGATGGAGGCGGAGAACCCGAAGGTGTATGTGCCGCAGCAGTTTGAGAATCCGGCAAATACCCGCGCGCATTATAAGACGACGGCGGTAGAGATTTTGGAGCAGGCCGGAAAGCGGATTGATGGTTTTTGTTCCGGTATTGGAACCGGAGGAACGATTACCGGTGTGGGCGAGATCTTGAAAGAAGCGAATCCGGATATGACGGTTTGGGCGGTCGAACCTGAGAATGCAGCTATTTTGTCCGGCGGCAGTGTGGGAAGCCATATTCAGATGGGAATCGGAGATGGTCTGATACCGAAGATTCTGAATCAGGATATTTTCAATGATGTGGTAATCGTGACGGACGAAGAAGCGCTTCAAACCACCGGAGAACTGGCGCGTCAGGAAGGGCTGATGTGCGGAATCTCCAGCGGAACGAATGTGGCGGCGGCTTTGCGGCTGGCGAAAAAGCTGGGGAAGGGCAAAACGGTCGTGACAATCTTGCCGGATACGGCGGAGAGATATTTTTCTACGGCGTTGTTTGATTAA